The following nucleotide sequence is from Nitrososphaerota archaeon.
CAGGCCCCATCATGCCGAAGCCGTAGGGTGAACCGAAGATTGCTGCTGGAATCGTGTATAGGGCGCCGATACCTTGTAGCACCAAACCAATTACTGCGAGAGTGAACGCTGTTACTGGATGTGCTGCGTATTCGGACATATCTCTTCTTCACCACTCACTCCCCGACTATCTTCGTGAGCTGCTCGGTCTCTTTGAGCTGCTCAAGAAGAACCTGCCTCATCAAATCGCATGCTTGAATAATCTTGGGGTTAGCGACTTTGTAGTAGATGTTGGTTCCCTCCTTCCTAGTGGCTACGACCCTTCTCTGCCTCAAAACGGCAAGATGTTGTGAAACGTTTGCCTGTCTAAGCCCCAGTGCTTCTGCTAGCTGGTTAACGGTTTTCTCTCCATCGCGAAGAGCGCTGAGGATCTCTATACGCACCGCGCTTCCTAGCGTTCGGCAGATTTCGGCGTGCATCTCAAAGATACGGTCAGACATCACCAATCAACAATATTCATATATATGAATGATATAAAAGGCTTTCTTAGATTTCGCCGCGGCGCCCTCCCCAAACCAGTTCATATTTCGATATGCATATATATGAATATTATCCCATATTGATAGATAGGCAGGTAAGTAGGTAGGCGAATAGAACTAATGAGCAAGGATGAAACTATTCTTATTTTGGGCGGAGGTGTTGGAGGGCTCGTTGCCTCCAATGTATTGAAGGAAAAACTTGGAGATCAGGCAACTGTAAGGCTTGTGGAGCGTAAAAAGCAGTTCCAGTTCCCACCATCATATCCTTGGCTAATGCTGGGTCAGAGAAAACCTGAACAGGTTCAGAAGGATTTGAGCCTTCTGAAGAAGAAGGGGATTGAGGTCATAACTGATGAGGTGGAGTCTATCAATATTGACGGTAAGGTCGTCAAGAGTAAAGAGAATGGTAAGCTGCCGTATGACCATCTTATCATTGCGCTTGGTGCAGAATACTCTCTAGAAGCCATACCTGGGTTCAAGGAGCATGCCCACCACATCTATGATCTTGAGTCAGCCGTGAGGTTCAATGAAGCAGTTGAAAAGTTCGAGGGAGGAACTATCGCTATAGGTGTGTCGAGGACACCCTTCAAATGCCCTGCAGCGCCCTACGAAACTGCGCTTCTGCTCGACGACTACTACTCAAAGAAAGGTATGAGGGATAGAGTGAAGCTCGAGTTCTTCACACCCGAGGGCAGCCCAGTTCCATCTGTAGGCCCAGAGATCGGGGGAAAGGTAGCTGAGTTCCTCAAATCAAAGAACATAAAGTATCACCCTAAGATCAAGGTTACCGAAATCAAGGCTGGAGAAGCTCGCTTCGAGAACAATAGATCCATACCCTTTGATCTTCTCTTCTGTGTGCCGCCGCACAAAGCCCCCAAACCTGTAG
It contains:
- a CDS encoding metalloregulator ArsR/SmtB family transcription factor → MSDRIFEMHAEICRTLGSAVRIEILSALRDGEKTVNQLAEALGLRQANVSQHLAVLRQRRVVATRKEGTNIYYKVANPKIIQACDLMRQVLLEQLKETEQLTKIVGE
- a CDS encoding NAD(P)/FAD-dependent oxidoreductase, which encodes MSKDETILILGGGVGGLVASNVLKEKLGDQATVRLVERKKQFQFPPSYPWLMLGQRKPEQVQKDLSLLKKKGIEVITDEVESINIDGKVVKSKENGKLPYDHLIIALGAEYSLEAIPGFKEHAHHIYDLESAVRFNEAVEKFEGGTIAIGVSRTPFKCPAAPYETALLLDDYYSKKGMRDRVKLEFFTPEGSPVPSVGPEIGGKVAEFLKSKNIKYHPKIKVTEIKAGEARFENNRSIPFDLLFCVPPHKAPKPVVDAKLTNETGWIPVNPRTLETKHNGVYAVGDVTSLSTPNGYMPFLPKAGVFAHGQAEVVANNIATEIKGRGKMKEWDGHGSCFLEVGHGESAFVKGKFLAEPKPQIEFHMPGRVWHMQKVLFEKYWMRHWF